A single region of the Ctenopharyngodon idella isolate HZGC_01 chromosome 21, HZGC01, whole genome shotgun sequence genome encodes:
- the si:dkey-247m21.3 gene encoding 5-hydroxytryptamine receptor 4, producing the protein MATASDSADDAVDPVVSKHTSRITLSIVLVTIIILTALGNLLVMVALCKDRQLRKKKTNFFIVSLAFADLLVALVVMPLAAIELTTGQWSYGETFCLIRTSLDVLLTTASILHLCCIALDRYYAICCQPLVYNNKMTPVRVSMMLVGCWVIPFFISFLPIMQSWNTIGIESFIEQRNSSRNSTCVFMVNRPYALVCSAVAFYVPLVLMVLAYQRIYVTAMGHARRIGSLHRAGSAPSSTYPNHDQHGSSRIKNETKAAKTLAVIMGCFCLCWAPFFITNVVDPFINYSVPWQMWTAWLWLGYINSGLNPFLYAFLNRAFRRAFLMILCCGDEHYARQEGFSPSRRHSESVNGTSISLRLSFLQNRRYSDNSNRFLSSELESQESVGAS; encoded by the exons ATGGCCACAGCATCAGACTCAGCGGACGA CGCAGTGGATCCAGTCGTGTCTAAACACACTTCGAGGATAACACTGTCTATTGTCCTGGTGACCATCATTATATTGACTGCGCTTGGTAATTTGCTTGTGATGGTGGCTCTCTGTAAAGACAGACAGCTAAG AAAGAAGAAGACCAACTTCTTCATCGTATCCCTGGCATTTGCAGACCTTCTAGTTGCCCTTGTTGTGATGCCCCTGGCAGCCATAGAGTTGACCACAGGTCAATGGAGTTATGGAGAGACGTTCTGCTTGATCCGTACCTCACTGGACGTGCTGCTAACCACAGCATCTATTCTGCATCTGTGCTGCATTGCACTAGACAG GTACTATGCGATTTGCTGTCAGCCTCTGGTCTACAATAACAAGATGACACCTGTGAGAGTCTCAATGATGCTGGTTGGATGTTGGGTCATCCCCTTTTTCATCTCCTTCCTTCCCATCATGCAAAGCTGGAATACCATTGGAATCGAGAGCTTT ATCGAACAAAGAAACTCTTCCCGCAATTCAACTTGTGTGTTCATGGTGAACCGACCCTATGCCCTGGTGTGTTCGGCCGTGGCTTTCTATGTGCCTCTGGTGCTGATGGTTCTCGCCTATCAGCGAATCTACGTCACCGCTATGGGTCATGCTCGGCGAATCGGCTCGCTGCATCGGGCCGGCTCGGCCCCTTCTTCAACTTACCCTAACCATGATCAACACGGATCCAGTCGCATTAAGAATGAAACCAAGGCGGCCAAGACGCTGGCCGTCATTATGGGCTGCTTCTGTCTATGCTGGGCACCCTTCTTCATCACCAATGTGGTGGATCCCTTCATTAATTACAGCGTGCCCTGGCAGATGTGGACTGCTTGGCTCTGGTTGGGTTACATCAACTCGGGCTTGAATCCATTCCTCTATGCTTTCCTGAACCGGGCTTTTCGGAGAGCCTTCCTTATGATCCTGTGCTGTGGGGATGAGCACTATGCCCGGCAGGAGGGCTTTAGTCCGAGCAGACGGCACTCAGAGTCTGTCAATGGAACCTCCATTTCTCTCAG